In Aedes albopictus strain Foshan chromosome 3, AalbF5, whole genome shotgun sequence, the following are encoded in one genomic region:
- the LOC134284014 gene encoding uncharacterized protein LOC134284014 — MTSDAEPTVMDLTATQCTICGLSTSDEVMVSCDGCSKWFHTCCVDIDEDNLKKKWYCQSKACQEKAQEYRQKQKDTKKQARTRKHGNESDKSSVSSYLAASSLEAKGRALEEKQKRQYEELEVEMQLRKKEREMQRAFEQQKTELELQMRAEEEEEQRAWQAEMLQKKKEQIQQLKANRELSFEMQMAAMDEELAELSSQKSKPAPKVVKDVSRAGPSGKVNPNVLKLRKANVKKRTRDYESTDEEDEDDENSDDSDLSTQSSDSSMEARARKSAPRKTCKKVGSVSQNGLGKQQTGPTKAQLAARMGLTYKLPKFSGKPAQWPLFYAAYKVSNDVCGYMNHENLMRLQEALEGDALELVSGQLLLPETIPQVIEKLRRHFGRPEQLLQCLLDKVNRLEPPRPDNLRSFVPFGNTVEQLCGHLEAADLRQHLVNPLLIKSLVAKLPDREKREWIHYRRGRGEITLRTLTDFLMDIVADACEANVDVEFNPTPSSESDSQSEEESSNEAGLYCHCEASSSTYNASKESKLKPCKMCQSKDHRLQHCAEFKKLRYNERLKLVMHEKLCHVCLNEHGGQCKFKIRCNVGDCREFHNSLMHPVENTVGLSTPIRENCSVLFRIVPVQLHCRGNTISVLAFLDEGASVTLVEKKLADRLGAVGVQERLTIRWTGNTSRVEDSRRMSLWASGIGAAAGGNMLLHTVHTVDKLMLPHQKLDSEEFAQQYEHMRGLPIESYDGQPQLLIGVNNIHAFAPMEAKVGTPVEPIAVRTKLGWTVYGPRQETSAAADNYLGYHRQMTNEDLPPQLLESQYALKESVVAIPRGTAGKKRCQEIRERTTQLVNDRCATGLLSKARGQEVKTFPQPDSPRRTTTNMVPNARRQVEQQNRRVRNPKRDDQLAGSSTEPRRGEAGNTGAFELCHPADGKGERLGGDQGSKWRPAFSTRFLTRHRGEFLPQLDEEKRPSRRLVANGTSPDEVTIDRQKKKCWAIRALDEGCKLSDKVLATTSRSGWHDRNRSIDVGIPSDGQPVVEMVRRSATASKGRLVFVVEGKNHRSWTCSTSQREDTDGKVQRQGVIKVAASKGKVNPGMQDVTGWGVATPQQNNFSGPV; from the coding sequence ATGACTTCCGATGCTGAGCCAACCGTCATGGATCTGACGGCAACTCAGTGTACAATTTGTGGACTGTCTACGAGCGACGAGGTGATGGTCAGCTGTGACGGATGTTCTAAATGGTTCCATACATGTTGCGTGGACATCGATGAGGACAATCTGAAGAAGAAGTGGTACTGCCAAAGCAAGGCCTGCCAGGAGAAGGCCCAGGAGTACCGGCAGAAGCAGAAGGACACCAAGAAGCAGGCTCGCACCCGGAAACACGGCAACGAGTCGGACAAATCCAGCGTCAGCTCTTATCTAGCTGCGTCTAGCTTGGAAGCAAAGGGCCGAGCGCTAGAAGAGAAGCAGAAGCGGCAGTATGAAGAGCTGGAGGTGGAGATGCAGCTGCGGAAGAAGGAAAGGGAGATGCAGCGTGCGTTCGAGCAGCAAAAGACGGAGTTGGAGCTGCAAATGCGcgctgaagaagaagaagaacaaagggCATGGCAAGCGGAGATGCTCCAAAAGAAGAAGGAGCAGATTCAGCAGCTGAAGGCGAACCGGGAGTTGTCATTCGAGATGCAAATGGCGGCCATGGATGAGGAGCTAGCGGAACTTTCGAGTCAAAAGTCGAAGCCGGCGCCGAAAGTAGTCAAGGACGTTTCGCGAGCGGGTCCTTCCGGCAAAGTCAACCCAAACGTGTTGAAGCTGAGAAAGGCGAACGTGAAGAAGCGCACGCGAGACTACGAGAGCACCGACGAAGAAGACGAGGACGACGAAAACTCCGACGATTCCGATCTGTCAACCCAGAGTTCGGATTCTTCCATGGAAGCCAGGGCGAGGAAAAGCGCTCCAAGGAAGACGTGCAAGAAAGTGGGAAGTGTCAGCCAAAACGGGCTGGGGAAGCAGCAGACCGGACCGACGAAGGCCCAGCTGGCCGCGAGGATGGGATTAACTTACAAACTCCCAAAATTCTCCGGCAAACCAGCGCAGTGGCCATTGTTCTACGCGGCCTACAAAGTTTCCAACGATGTCTGCGGCTACATGAACCACGAGAACTTGATGCGACTACAGGAAGCCCTGGAAGGCGACGCTCTTGAGCTGGTGTCCGGGCAGTTGCTACTTCCCGAAACCATCCCGCAGGTCATTGAGAAGCTGCGTCGGCACTTCGGCCGCCCGGAACAACTGCTTCAATGCCTGCTGGACAAGGTGAACCGGCTGGAACCCCCGAGGCCGGACAATCTGAGGAGTTTTGTTCCATTCGGAAACACAGTGGAGCAACTCTGCGGCCATCTGGAGGCAGCGGATCTACGGCAACACCTCGTCAACCCGCTGCTGATAAAGTCGTTGGTTGCCAAGCTGCCGGATCGGGAAAAGCGTGAGTGGATCCACTATCGGCGAGGTCGAGGGGAAATAACGTTGCGAACGCTGACGGATTTCCTGATGGACATCGTGGCAGACGCCTGCGAAGCTAACGTTGACGTGGAGTTCAATCCAACGCCATCGTCCGAATCAGATTCCCAATCCGAAGAGGAGAGTTCGAACGAGGCTGGACTATACTGTCACTGCGAAGCCAGCAGTTCGACCTACAACGCAAGTAAAGAGAGTAAGCTGAAACCGTGCAAGATGTGTCAATCCAAGGATCATCGTCTGCAGCACTGCGCGGAATTCAAGAAGTTGCGGTACAATGAGCGTTTGAAGCTGGTGATGCACGAGAAGTTGTGCCATGTCTGCCTCAACGAGCACGGAGGGCAGTGCAAGTTCAAAATCCGATGCAACGTCGGCGACTGCAGAGAGTTCCACAACTCGCTCATGCATCCGGTCGAAAACACGGTCGGGCTGAGTACACCCATACGGGAAAACTGCTCGGTCTTGTTCCGGATCGTTCCGGTACAGCTGCACTGCAGAGGTAACACAATTTCGGTGTTGGCGTTCCTGGACGAAGGAGCTTCCGTCACGTTGGTGGAGAAAAAGCTCGCCGACCGTCTGGGCGCGGTCGGAgtacaagagcgattgaccatccGGTGGACGGGAAACACGTCGAGAGtggaggattcccgaagaatGAGTCTGTGGGCGTCGGGAATAGGCGCTGCAGCCGGCGGCAATATGCTGTTGCACACAGTGCACACGGTGGACAAATTGATGCTGCCACATCAAAAGTTGGATTCGGAGGAGTTTGCACAACAGTACGAGCACATGCGAGGGCTGCCCATCGAATCGTATGACGGACAGCCGCAGTTGCTGATTGGGGTAAACAATATCCACGCGTTTGCACCGATGGAGGCAAAAGTGGGTACGCCTGTGGAACCGATTGCGGTTCGGACCAAACTAGGATGGACGGTGTATGGGCCGCGACAGGAAACCTCAGCGGCGGCCGACAACTATCTCGGCTACCACCGGCAGATGACAAACGAGGATCTGCCACCGCAGCTACTCGAGAGCCAGTATGCGTTGAAAGAATCGGTGGTGGCAATTCCGCGGGGAACCGCAGGGAAGAAACGTTGTCAAGAAATACGAGAGCGAACCACCCAACTCGTCAACGACCGCTGCGCAACCGGATTGCTGTCGAAGGCCCGCGGTCAAGAAGTTAAAACCTTTCCTCAACCGGACAGTCCTAGAAGAACCACCACGAACATGGTCCCGAACGCAAGAAGACAGGTTGAACAGCAAAATAGGCGGGTTCGAAATCCGAAACGGGATGACCAACTCGCTGGAAGCTCTACGGAGCCTAGAAGAGGCGAAGCCGGTAACACCGGCGCATTTGAGCTGTGTCATCCTGCAGATGGCAAAGGAGAGAGGCTTGGGGGCGATCAGGGATCCAAGTGGAGACCAGCGTTTTCGACTCGGTTTTTGACGAGGCACCGCGGCGAGTTTTTGCCGCAGCTGGACGAGGAAAAGCGGCCGTCGAGAAGGCTCGTCGCAAATGGAACAAGTCCGGACGAAGTCACGATCGATCGGCAGAAGAAAAAGTGTTGGGCGATTCGCGCGCTTGATGAGGGGTGTAAGTTGTCGGACAAGGTGCTGGCAACAACAAGCAGAAGCGGCTGGCATGATCGAAACCGAAGCATTGACGTCGGTATACCTTCCGATGGTCAACCAGTGGTCGAAATGGTTCGACGATCAGCAACTGCTTCGAAAGGGCGACTTGTATTCGTGGTCGAAGGCAAGAACCATAGGTCCTGGACATGCTCCACAAGCCAACGTGAGGACACAGATGGTAAGGTACAGAGACAAGGCGTAATAAAGGTTGCGGCGTCAAAAGGTAAGGTAAATCCAGGAATGCAGGATGTTACGGGCTGGGGTGTTGCGACGCCGCAACAAAATAACTTTTCTGGGCCGGTCTAA
- the LOC115254075 gene encoding uncharacterized protein LOC115254075 isoform X3 produces MYCTLAFELPVPLNSKRTETICSIKNCSNNKSPSKKTKIYSFPKLDTTNYVRRVLSEKRLLLWCQMVNRRTQWDKLCSLHFVSGTMADLTDVENVDWIPTVNVNKKARFTDHVAYFNLYNLISLVKESDSTGKCVTIDTCNKPQQDARSVANTISSTVSKPMKEPVPIAPRCGERASGTDLQIPIAPKISVRMRCILCLASTALRPLNEDHRKAIDLLFKNILQVDSKLICTTCSKAVLDFFIFYNKVLDNQQKAKLGKGKSVVKVDQVRPLKRVSPADGEQASVAPEAKKPRSTNEKAMVMHKFQCKICYVTFTSEKGLTDHLCSAHKVKISCKLCKNSFSPDDFKDHKADCFAQNKAQRKPQRATAVPATATTPSAASKPKVKPTVPTIIVVPKPNEKHFCYICKEFYTPSEMTAHVKTHINTVPKHDPTKDFVTCKQCNKAFRKQNMSRHLESHERHRNQMSQLITEDESKEQTVCDKCGKLIGRFGLEAHRATTCGDVEVSSCDSHLIKGHVNKVHWMVLVKCRFCPNEYTSKDLATNHERRSHREAWEEKNREGVKRFDLDRDQSDAMLSIQTNTNEEQDSETCPVGLNVHGAKSHIEAHVRKSHSSDYLSIAMSDSIVNCGEDVVEDFSAAEDFDAAQYISTVLGSSTPEADAI; encoded by the exons ATGTACTGCACTCTTGCTTTTGAGTTACCAGTTCCACTCAACAGCAAGCGTACTGAAACT atTTGCAGCATCAAAAATTGCTCAAATAACAAGTCACCCAGTAAGAAAACAAAAATCTACTCTTTTCCTAAATTGGACACCACTAATTACGTGCGCCGCGTGTTGTCTGAGAAACGGCTTCTGCTCTGGTGCCAAATGGTGAATCGGCGCACTCAGTGGGATAAG CTGTGTAGTCTGCATTTTGTCTCCGGAACCATGGCGGATTTGACAGATGTGGAAAATGTCGATTGGATTCCAACGGTCAACGTGAACAAGAAAGCCCGTTTCACGGATCACGTCG CATACTTCAATCTGTACAATTTAATCTCCCTGGTCAAGGAATCCGACTCGACCGGAAAGTGCGTAACAATCGACACATGTAACAAGCCCCAGCAAGATGCAAGATCTGTAGCAAACACTATTAGTTCGACAGTGTCTAAACCGATGAAGGAACCAGTACCCATCGCACCGAGGtgcggagaacgtgcctctggaaccgaccTACAGATACCCATCGCACCGAAGATTTCCGTGCGGATGAGATGTATCCTGTGTCTGGCATCCACAGCGTTAAGGCCGTTGAACGAGGATCACAGGAAAGCCATTGATTTGCTCTTCAAAAAC ATTTTACAAGTTGATAGCAAGTTAATCTGTACCACGTGCAGTAAGGCCGTGTTAGATTTTTTCATATTCTACAACAAAGTTCTCGACAATCAGCAGAAGGCCAAACTTGGAAAGGGGAAGTCCGTCGTAAAAGTTGACCAGGTCAGGCCGCTAAaacgagtttctccagcagatggTGAGCAAGCATCGGTGGCACCGGAAGCAAAGAAACCCCGATCGACCAATGAGAAAGCAATGGTGATGCACAAATTTCaatgtaaaatttgttatgtgACGTTTACCTCAGAAAAGGGGCTTACCGACCATCTATGTTCGGCACATAAGGTGAAAATCAGCTGCAAACTCTGCAAGAATAG TTTTTCTCCCGACGATTTCAAAGACCACAAAGCGGATTGTTTTGCTCAAAACAAAGCGCAGCGGAAACCCCAGAGAGCTACCGCAGTACCAGCTACGGCTACCACCCCAAGTGCGGCGTCGAAACCCAAGGTCAAACCGACGGTACCGACGATAATCGTTGTGCCAAAACCTAACGAGAAGCATTTTTGctatatttgtaaagaatt TTACACTCCAAGTGAAATGACCGCGCATGTGAAAACGCATATCAACACAGTACCTAAGCACGATCCGACAAAGGACTTTGTAACATGCAAGCAGTGCAACAAGGC CTTCCGAAAGCAGAACATGAGCCGACACTTGGAATCGCACGAACGCCATCGCAACCAAATGAGTCAACTTATCACGGAGGACGAAAGCAAAGAACAAACCGTGTGCGACAAATGCGGCAAACTGATTGGCAGATTTGGACTCGAAGCCCATCGGGCGACAACCTGCGGAGACGTTGAAGTGTCGTCATGTGATTCACACTTGATAAAG GGTCACGTTAACAAGGTGCACTGGATGGTGCTGGTAAAGTGCCGTTTCTGCCCGAATGAGTACACTAGCAAAGATCTCGCCACGAACCACGAGAGGCGGTCCCATCGGGAGGCATGGGAAGAAAAGAACCGTGAGGGTGTCAAACGATTTGATCTGGACCGGGACCAGTCGGATGCAATGCTCAGTATTCAAACAAATACAAACGAAGAGCAAGACTCGGAAACGTGTCCGGTCGGTTTAAATGTGCACGGCGCAAAGTCGCACATCGAAGCGCATGTACGAAAATCCCATTCTTCCGATTATCTATCGATAGCGATGAGTGACAGCATCGTCAACTGCGGCGAGGACGTTGTGGAAGATTTTAGCGCTGCGGAAGACTTCGACGCTGCACAGTACATTAGCACGGTACTTGGTTCCAGTACACCTGAGGCGGATGCAATATAA
- the LOC109427211 gene encoding nucleosome assembly protein 1-like 1 — MEATTETNAPVLRSEEEESLIRQISNLDLRIKQMKKITAMPPNIRIKIETLKKIQLDLLEKEAEFHQKVHMLEVDFQKHYEEMYEKRRQIVNGTYIPKLEGIPEPSDDAADQAQGLPEFWLTVFKMTPVLQAMIREADEDALKRLIDVRVQVKNDPQPSFVLQFEFEPNDYFNDRILEKKYLMKCCPSSEKPFAFNGFEIHDTIGQEINWKEGANLTKLAVEDKDGQKVEMVTNSFFNFFNPKPLFMTDPILSVQFLETDFEIGYYIKERVIPRATLFYIGEVDDDLDDISDSTDGESLRGVTSIESDKGAVSKHANSEEDTSMKG; from the coding sequence ATGGAAGCAACGACTGAAACGAATGCTCCCGTCCTACGTTCCGAAGAGGAAGAATCCTTGATCCGGCAAATCTCGAACCTGGACCTACGAATCAAGCAAATGAAGAAAATTACAGCCATGCCGCCGAACATCCGGATCAAGattgaaacgttgaaaaagatTCAGCTGGACCTGTTGGAAAAGGAAGCCGAGTTCCACCAGAAGGTGCACATGCTCGAGGTTGATTTTCAGAAGCACTACGAAGAGATGTACGAAAAGCGCCGGCAGATCGTCAACGGTACGTATATTCCGAAACTGGAAGGTATTCCGGAACCGTCGGATGACGCAGCAGATCAGGCCCAAGGTTTGCCGGAGTTTTGGTTGACTGTGTTCAAGATGACACCCGTTCTGCAAGCGATGATTCGGGAGGCGGACGAGGATGCTCTGAAGCGGCTGATCGACGTCAGGGTCCAGGTCAAAAACGATCCTCAGCCATCCTTTGTGCTTCAGTTCGAATTCGAGCCCAACGATTATTTCAACGATCGCATTCTGGAGAAGAAATATCTTATGAAATGCTGCCCAAGCTCGGAGAAGCCGTTTGCGTTCAACGGTTTTGAAATCCACGACACCATCGGTCAGGAGATAAACTGGAAAGAGGGGGCCAATCTGACCAAGCTGGCTGTCGAGGACAAAGACGGCCAAAAAGTTGAGATGGTGACCAACAGCTTCTTCAACTTCTTCAACCCAAAACCTCTGTTCATGACGGATCCCATTCTGAGTGTGCAGTTCTTGGAAACGGACTTCGAGATCGGCTACTACATCAAGGAACGAGTCATCCCGCGGGCTACACTTTTTTACATCGGCGAAGTGGATGACGATTTGGACGATATTTCGGATTCGACCGACGGGGAGAGCCTCCGAGGTGTTACCAGCATAGAATCGGACAAGGGCGCGGTTTCGAAGCATGCCAACAGCGAAGAGGATACTTCAATGAAGGGGTGA